The Toxorhynchites rutilus septentrionalis strain SRP chromosome 3, ASM2978413v1, whole genome shotgun sequence genome includes a region encoding these proteins:
- the LOC129778282 gene encoding uncharacterized protein LOC129778282: MIWRQKSIVWDRLFAMEVDGKRFGRTKSGLKRKLAHNKREQRATGGGPNKIINLSELEEQAVLLTGLLATVEGIPGTSSHGTQLDSPSGEPQAADQENFIYYGTSDECDGINNTIHFQPSQPKKSRPSTTRLLELQVEQQNKFHTNVKSLLKNTNKNLSDLVHYQRQSARAILSVDATLKEHLSEQKRHNHEMRRSRWRNQ; the protein is encoded by the exons ATGATCTGGCGGCAGAAGTCAATAGTTTGGGACCGCCTATTCGCGATGGAAGTGGATGGAAAAAG GTTTGGGCGGACTAAGTCCGGATTAAAGCGAAAACTCGCTCACAACAAACGGGAGCAGAGGGCGACAGGTGGAGGacccaataaaattatcaatttgtcCGAGCTGGAGGAGCAGGCAGTTCTACTAACTGGGTTACTTGCGACCGTGGAAGGAATCCCGGGTACCTCATCTCATGGAACACAGTTGGATTCGCCTTCGGGTGAACCTCAAGCTGCAGACCaggaaaattttatatattatggTACTTCCGACGAGTGTGACGGTATCAATAATACCATTCACTTCCAGCCCTCTCAGCCGAAAAAATCCAGACCTTCTACCACGAGGCTATTAGAGCTGCAAGTCgagcaacaaaacaaatttcacaCCAATGTGAAATCCCtgttaaaaaacacaaacaagaaTTTGAGTGATCTGGTTCATTATCAGCGCCAATCAGCTCGAGCGATTCTTTCCGTGGATGCCACACTCAAAGAACATCTGAGTGAACAAAAACGACATAACCACGAGATGAGAAGATCGCGCTGGAGAAATCAATAG
- the LOC129778278 gene encoding putative nuclease HARBI1, which produces MDSVLLPILAEQEEIGMPCYHRRNHRKSTDFMKLSDEAFIKSFRLSKEAFRYVLEEIENCLTTRKGGLSTEVKLAACLRFFAEGNYQHGAGQDYHIAIAQPTFSKVLTEMLNILERTLCKKWISLNMTEDEQRRAKLHFYQKTSIPGVIMCLDGTHVKIIPPKLNRNLFFNRKGFYSLNVLIVCDDQQRIRFVDPTFQGSNHDSHIWRVSPARTHFEQLHQNGEVNTKILGDAGYPSEPWLVTPFRAAEEGSLESDFNRRHALGRAIVERTIGLLKNRFRCILGARQLHYNPTKCAQIINVCCALHNICLEFGRSQ; this is translated from the exons ATGGATTCCGTTTTGTTACCGATTTTGGCGGAGCAAGAAGAAATTGGAATGCCTTGCTACCATCGGCGAAACCACCGAAAATCAACCGACTTCATGAAACTTTCTGATGAAGC ATTCATCAAAAGTTTTCGTCTAAGTAAGGAAGCTTTTCGGTACGTTTTAGAGGAAATTGAGAACTGCCTTACCACAAGGAAAGGTGGTCTATCCACGGAGGTGAAACTCGCAGCATGTTTGCGATTCTTTGCTGAAGGAAATTATCAACATGGAGCAGGGCAAGATTATCACATTGCCATAGCACAGCCCACATTTTCCAAGGTGCTGACTGAAATGCTTAACATTCTGGAGCGGACACTGTGTAAGAAATGGATTTCCCTAAATATGACGGAAGACGAACAGCGGCGTGCTAAACTACACTTCTatcagaaaacatcaattcCGGGTGTTATTATGTGTTTGGATGGAACCCACGTAAAAATTATTCCACCTAAGCtgaatcgaaatttgttttttaatcggAAGGGATTTTATAGTCTCAACGTTCTGATT GTTTGTGACGATCAGCAAAGGATTCGTTTCGTTGATCCTACCTTCCAGGGATCTAATCATGACTCTCATATATGGCGTGTAAGCCCTGCAAGAACTCACTTTGAGCAGCTTCACCAAAATGGTGAAGTTAATACTAAGATTCTAG gtgatgctGGTTATCCATCGGAACCTTGGTTAGTAACGCCATTCAGAGCAGCGGAGGAAGGGAGTTTGGAGAGCGATTTTAATCGCAGGCATGCCTTGGGTCGTGCTATCGTCGAGCGGACAATCGGTTTACTAAAAAATCGGTTTAGATGCATCCTTGGCGCGAGACAACTTCACTACAATCCTACTAAATGCGCTCAAATTATAAATGTATGCTGTGCACTTCACAATATATGCTTAGAATTTGGTCGTTCTCAGTAG